One window of the Perca fluviatilis chromosome 5, GENO_Pfluv_1.0, whole genome shotgun sequence genome contains the following:
- the fam3a gene encoding protein FAM3A → MRLTGPLRAVAVLLLVGLTWLLANTFFGGESGSSVRHFFSSASKEPTPAEPRPRRYKCGLSAPCPPKHLAFRLVSGAANVIGPKICLEDKMLVSSVKNNVGRGLNIALVNGVTGELLDTKTFDTWAGDISELLKFLRPLHEGTLVFVASFDDAATKLNDESRRLFEELGSTAVKELAFRDSWVFVGAKGIENKSPFEQRMKNSKSSNKYEGWPESLEMDGCIPLRPALEA, encoded by the exons ATGAGATTAACAG GCCCCCTCAGAGCTGTGGCTGTGTTGCTGTTGGTGGGGCTCACCTGGCTGCTGGCAAACACCTTCTTTGGAGGGGAGAGTGGTTCATCTGTGCGGCATTTCTTCAGCA gTGCAAGCAAGGAACCAACACCTG CTGAACCCCGCCCTCGACGGTATAAATGTGGACTTTCAGCTCCCTGTCCCCCAAAACATTTGGCTTTCCGCCTGGTGTCTGGTGCTGCCAACGTCATCGGGCCCAAAATCTGCCTGGAGGACAAGAT GTTAGTGAGCAGTGTGAAGAACAACGTTGGCAGAGGACTAAACATAGCTTTGGTGAATG GTGTGACAGGAGAGCTCTTGGACACAAAGACTTTTGATACGTGGGCTGGAG ATATTTCTGAGCTGTTGAAGTTTCTCCGGCCACTCCATGAAGGAACACTCGTGTTTGTGGCTTCCTTTGATGATGCAGCTACAAA GCTGAACGACGAGTCTCGCCGACTGTTTGAGGAGCTTGGGAGCACGGCAGTGAAGGAGCTGGCCTTTCGAGACAGCTGGGTGTTTGTTGGAGCCAAAGGCATTGAAAATAAGAGTCCCTTTGAGCAG CGTATGAAGAACAGTAAGAGCAGCAACAAGTATGAAGGTTGGCCCGAGTCTCTGGAGATGGATGGCTGTATTCCTCTGCGGCCAGCCCTGGAAGCATAA